In Pseudobdellovibrio exovorus JSS, the genomic stretch TGTGCATGGACACTTTTATACGTTTGAAACCAAAGATACTCATGTGGCGCAAACACTTTATCAGGAACTTAAAAATAAAAAAATTGATACGGACTATCGCGGTTCTTGTTTGAGGTTTGGTTTTGGTCTTTATCAGGAAGATCGAATTAGGTTTTAATCTATGGCAAAGACGTACAAAAAGAATTTTGAACTAGTGTCGCCATTTAAGCCTTCTGGGGATCAGCCCAAGGCGATTGAGACTATGGTTGAAAACTTTCAAAAGGGACTGAAGCATCAGACTCTATTGGGTGTGACGGGAAGTGGTAAGACCTTTTCCATGGCTCATACAATTGCGCAAATGAATATGCCGGCGTTGGTGCTGGCTCCGAATAAAACATTGGCCGCTCAGCTTTACTCGGAATTTAAAGAGCTATTTCCCAGTAATGCGGTTGAGTACTTTGTATCTTACTATGATTACTATCAACCAGAGGCTTATATCCCATCTAGTGACACTTACATTGAAAAAGACTCTGCCATTAATGAACAAATAGATAAAATGCGTCACTCGGCGACACGTTCGCTGTTTGATCGTCGGGATGTGATTATCGTATCTTCCGTGTCCTGTATTTATGGTTTGGGTTCACCAGAAGCCTATGAAGGCATGATGATTCAAGTGGCGAATGGACAAAAGCTCAAACGCGATGATTTCTTAAGGGAATTAATTCGTATTCAGTACACGCGTAATAATGTCGATTTTGCGCGGGGAAATATCCGCGTGCGGGGTGATGTGGTTGAGGTCTTTCCCCCCTACGAAGACTCGCGGGCTTTGCGGGTTGAGTTCTTCGGTGATTTTGTTGAACGTATCTGTTGGATAGATCCATTAACGGCACAGATTTATGAAGAATTAGATCAAGTGGGGATATACCCAGGGTCGCATTATACGACAGGTGATGAAAACTTAAAAAGAGCGATTCAAACGATTCAGGTTGAATTGCGCGAGCGCATTCAGGAACTCAATTCGCAGATTAAGTTTTTAGAAGCTCAGCGATTAGAGCAGCGAACGTATTACGATATTGAAATGATCGAACAGATCGGTTTCTGTTCTGGCATTGAAAACTATTCGCGTCACTTAACCGGTCGCGGCCCAGGTGAGCCGCCTCCCACACTGTTAGAGTATTTTCCGAAAGATTTTTTAACATTTATTGATGAGTCCCATGTGACAGTTCCACAGATCGGGGCGATGTATCGAGGGGACAGAGCGCGTAAGTCCACGTTAGTAGAGCATGGTTTTCGCTTGCCCTCAGCTTTGGATAATCGTCCGCTGAGCTTCCAAGAGTTTGAAAAGATGGTGGATCGTGTGGTCTATGTATCAGCGACGCCAGCGGTGTATGAGTTAGAAAAATCAGAAGGGCTGATTGTTGAACAGATCATCCGACCAACGGGCTTAGTCGACCCTATCGTGGAAGTGCGTCCGGTAAAGAATCAAGTGGATGATTTGTTAAAAGAGATTCGCATCCGTATCGAGAAAAAAGAGCGGGTTTTAATCACAACCCTTACGAAAAGATCTTCTGAAGATTTAACAGAGTACTACGAATCTATTGGTATTAAAGTGAAGTATCTTCATAGCGATATCGACACATTAGAGCGTAGCGAAATTATTCGGGATTTGCGCTTGGGTGTTTTTGACGTTTTGATTGGTATCAACTTGCTACGTGAAGGTTTAGATATTCCAGAAGTCAGTTTGGTAGGGATTACAGATGCGGACAAAGAAGGTTTCCTGCGTTCGGAGCGCTCACTTATTCAGACCATCGGGCGTGCGGCAAGGAATGCAGAAGGACGTGTGATCCTTTACGCGGATCGCATCACGCAATCTATGCAAAAGGCCATGGATGAAACGGCCCG encodes the following:
- the uvrB gene encoding excinuclease ABC subunit UvrB; amino-acid sequence: MAKTYKKNFELVSPFKPSGDQPKAIETMVENFQKGLKHQTLLGVTGSGKTFSMAHTIAQMNMPALVLAPNKTLAAQLYSEFKELFPSNAVEYFVSYYDYYQPEAYIPSSDTYIEKDSAINEQIDKMRHSATRSLFDRRDVIIVSSVSCIYGLGSPEAYEGMMIQVANGQKLKRDDFLRELIRIQYTRNNVDFARGNIRVRGDVVEVFPPYEDSRALRVEFFGDFVERICWIDPLTAQIYEELDQVGIYPGSHYTTGDENLKRAIQTIQVELRERIQELNSQIKFLEAQRLEQRTYYDIEMIEQIGFCSGIENYSRHLTGRGPGEPPPTLLEYFPKDFLTFIDESHVTVPQIGAMYRGDRARKSTLVEHGFRLPSALDNRPLSFQEFEKMVDRVVYVSATPAVYELEKSEGLIVEQIIRPTGLVDPIVEVRPVKNQVDDLLKEIRIRIEKKERVLITTLTKRSSEDLTEYYESIGIKVKYLHSDIDTLERSEIIRDLRLGVFDVLIGINLLREGLDIPEVSLVGITDADKEGFLRSERSLIQTIGRAARNAEGRVILYADRITQSMQKAMDETARRRKLQMEYNEVHGITPKTIKKKIREGIGEMFDGTLSTHQVQGVKDKTAQQLKKFAEKPNKIQDEITKLRDKMKKLSAELEFEEAASVRDEIKRLEILELQIREGAEQDRTSTGSET